AACCTTATATTGACCTTTACGAGTAGAATCATCTTCTGCTAAATCAATAGTAAATACATCACTGAGTGCAACAATATTAATCATTTTTTTCCCGCCACTCTCTGCTTTTATAATCATTCCATTAGAATCAAAATCTAATTTATTTGATACTTTGATACTTGAATCACTAGCAGCTAAGTATCCACAAAAATTACATGTTATTGGAATTACAAGTGCTGTATTGCTATTCTCACAAACGTCAATACATACTCCATACATATCTTCGTCATTTGAAGGCACAACGTACATTGAATTTTCTTCGACTTTTAACTTTACTGCTCGTTTGTATGGATATTCTTTGTATGCATATCTCTCTATCGTGTCAACACTACTTGAAAGTGCTTGAGAATCAGCATCTACTATTTGCATACGGTCACGAAAATCAGATGTAATCCTCTCAAATACAGTAGCATCTTCTTTAAAGACTTTGGTATATTGTTTAAGTT
This DNA window, taken from Borrelia hispanica CRI, encodes the following:
- a CDS encoding DUF228 domain-containing protein, with protein sequence MSTLSKEEASPVVENKSTQSAKVNHNTQLNSQKQIELGTLQTLETIEDVDGSVLESDSTPEESSRNKNRKKRSVTIQASDSSYTDALIKLKQYTKVFKEDATVFERITSDFRDRMQIVDADSQALSSSVDTIERYAYKEYPYKRAVKLKVEENSMYVVPSNDEDMYGVCIDVCENSNTALVIPITCNFCGYLAASDSSIKVSNKLDFDSNGMIIKAESGGKKMINIVALSDVFTIDLAEDDSTRKGQYKV